ATCCTGACAGAACTCAGGAATATTATACAATTTATCCCCTTCTTTGACCAGTCCATTATTCTGGTCATAGTACTGGGTTGTTTCATTTTCATAATTACCTTCTATAATTTTTTTATAAAGTTTTCTTGTATAAAGCCCTTTTACATCTATAAAACTTTCAACGGTATCATCCACCCTGTAGACCGAGGCCAAAAGGGGGACAACTTTTGCATTTGAAACCAACCGGTACGCCGGCTCCCCTTCAATGCTTACTTTTTCCTTTATCTCAAAAGACGCTGTTGCAGCAGTGATCCCTAGGTACTGCACGGCAAATTCAAACTTTTCTCCGACCCCGAACTCCTTATAATTAATTTTTCTTGATTTTTTCGGCTTAACCGTAGAAGTTACAACCTGCACTTCTTTTTGTTTCTCCTGCACTATGCCGGGAGTTTTTTCAGCTGTTATTTCTTTTTTCGCAATAATTTTGGTTTCCTCTGTCACGGGCTTTACTTCGGCTGTAATTTCAGAGGTAACCGCAGGGAGTTCAAAACTAAAAACCTCATTTGTAATCTCCCTGACCTCTTTAAGCTCATTTTCCTTTTGCTTGCCGGCATCCATGACCGTATACTTGCCTTTGGTCACACAACCAAAAAGCAGAAGAACAGAACTTATTATTAAAAGTGTTTTTTTCATAGGAATAACTTCGCCTTTTCAATCACCTCTTCAAGTTTTATAGTTCCCATGCAGTCATAATACATGCAATTTTCTCCCGTGCATTTTCTACAGCTTCCTAGTTTTGGCTTTAATATTATAGCCTTATTACCCCAGGGACTCCATCTCTTTTCGCTGATCACATAGACCGGAGAGAAAAAAGATATAGTCGGGGTTTGTACCGCTGCTGCAGTGTGCATGGTACCGGTATTTTTACTTATGAGCACAGCCGTCTTTGCCAGCACCGCACCCAGCTGTTTAATATCCGCGCTCCCTTTTAAAACCGGAGGGCGGTTCCTTAGCCGGAGAAACAGATCTTTAGTAATAAACTCCTCGTCCTTCCCCTCAATCAGCAGAACTTTTACTTTCAGCTTTTCCTGCAGAGCATCTATCAGTTTTGCATATCTTCCCGCATCCCAGTTATACATAGAACCGGCAGCCCCTCCGGGATGGACTGCAACTATTTTTCCGGAGAGTTTATTTTTCTTAAGAAAAGAAGAGGCAAACGCCTTGTCTTTTTTATTAAGCCAGAGTTTTATCTTTTTATCTATTACCGGGATAGAAAGTGCTTTTAAAAGATCCAGATTATATTCAAGTTCATGCTTTTCGACCCTGCTTCTGTGAAGAAGGACCTTTTTATTATAGAAAAAGGAGTACCATTTTGAAGCAACACCCACTCTTAAAGGAATTCCGGCAAGAAAAGCTGTCAAGGAAAGTTTAAATCGCGGAAAAACATGGATAACCGTATCATATTTTTTGGCGCGCAGCTCTTTTACAAGCAGGAAGAGTCCTCTAAGCCCGGCATGCCGGCCCTGAGGCTCGTAGACCAGAAAAGCATTCAGGTAAGGGTTATCTTCAAGTATTTTTCTGCTATATTCCGCGCCCAGAAAATCAATGCAGGCATTTTTATCATTCAGTTGAAGGTTTGTTATAACAGGCAATGTAAGAATAACATCACCAATACGGTCAGTACGGCAGACAAGTATTCTATTATTGAAAGAAGTCATAGATAGATTATACCATAGGAATTAATGAAGTTTACAGTATGCAGTTCGTACCTTAAAGCCTGATCACAGAATCAAATCTATTTATCAGGTTGTTTTTGGCTGCGGGTGGTCAGTTTTTCAAAAAGATAAAACATTAATTGCTCTTAGCTGAATTGAAAGCAACCAGTTTTTCCCAAAGGATATTTCCTGAATTATCGCAATATTCGCTGCCAAATTCTCTTGTAAATTTATTTATTACTTTTGCATATTCTTTTGTAAAATCCTCGTTCTTGTTTTTGGCTTTATAACCAAGAGGTTCTACTATGTCTATATAAAGATTCTCGTCCCCAGAAATAAACCCCCAAAACATCTGACCGCATAACTTCTGATAATCGCCTTTATTTGATTTATTATCAATGCCATAGCAGCATCCGTTTACGGCAATAATATCAGCCCCGGCTATCCTCTTAGCTTGTTTAAAATTATCTTTCATCCTTTCTATTTGCTGGCTATTACCCCAGTTGGGACCGGATTTTATGGAAACAATGTATTTAGAGCCGTCTTTTTTTAACTCTAAATCTATGCCTTCTGTTGTTGATTTATTTCCACCATACACACAGCGGCAAACAAAGATAGCAAGCTTTTCTAATACACCGCCAAAAACAGCCTCTTCCTGGGACGATAAATAAGCATCAAGAATTGTTTTAACCAAGTCTTGTGCTGTTAAAACATTTTTTGCTTTAAAGAGATACGGATTTTTCCTTTTTAAAACATCCTTCAAGCGTAATTCAAGCAGTTTATCAAGCCGTTTTTGATGAAACTCTTCTATTTGCGGTTCTATAAACTTTGTTATGGCTTTTTTTAATTTTGCATTCATATTTTCCCCTTTTCTCAAAAAGAGAGTATTCCTTCTCTTTAATACTTTCTTTTGCTATTTTTACATACTCCGGAAGTATTTCTATCCCGATAGAATTTCTTCTTAATTCCTTAGCTACTTCGCAAGTCGTTCCAGAACCAAGAAACGGATCCAACACACAGTCATTTTCTTTTGTAAAGAGCCTAATAAACCATTCCGGCAACAGCCTAGGAAATGTTGCACTATGATTCTTATTGGATGTTTCTGTAGCCAAGTGCAAGACATTAGAAGGATACGCCATTGTTCTTCCGACCCAATTTGAAATATTTTTTCCAAAACCACTGCCAACCTTAGAATTAAATCTTATAACATCATTTTTACCAAGAGTTTTAAGTCTTGTCTTAGCCCAATCACCCATAGGAACCATTACATTGTCTTGATACATTCTAAAATTTTTAGATTTATTAAATTGCAGGCACCTCTCCCAAGCATCCCTGAATCTATTAGGCCATTTGCCCGGGTGACAATTTTTTTTGTGCCAAATAAATTCTTCCGTCCAACGCCATCCTTGCTTTCGCATTTCCATAATCAATTCAATTACATAAGTATGCCTTTCACCATCGTCAACTTTTTCTTTGATATTTAAAATGAAGGTACCGGAAGGCTTTAACACTCTTAAGAACTCCTTCGATCTATGCAAAAACCATTCAACATATTTTTCCGGTTTCACTCCTCCATATGTTTTCGCCCTGCTATCAGCATATGGTGGCGAAGTAATAATCAAATCAAAATAGTTGTCAGGGTATTCCTTAAGTATATCCAAACAATCTCCGATTTCAATTTTTGTTTGTATTTTTTCCATTTAAGTTGCACTCCTAAATCTACTTTAAATAATTACAAAATTACTTTTCTTAGTATAACTCAAAAAGATTATTTGAGCAATAGCGAATAATCTAATAAAAGATGCAAATACGATCCCCCTCCCGAGGCTCGAAAGTGTAAATGCTTGATTTTTAAGCTGCATTCCTCCAACCTTCCAACCCTCTGCCTTGTTTTGTCTTGATTTTTAAGGGATTATTCTGTAAAATACCTTTTGTGTGGCGGGGTAGCTCAGCTGGTAGAGCACGGGAATCATAATCCCTTGGTCGAGGGTTCAAGTCCCCCTCCCGCCACCATTTTTAATATATTACATTAGTGTTGGGAGGTCTCCGCCACAAAGCTTTGGCGGATTTCGCATGAAAGATGCTCAACCCTCCCGCCACCATTACGAAAAAGCATAGCTTTTTCTAGGTTCATAAAGTTTCTAAGGTTTGTAAAGTTAATAAAGTTTTTCAAGCAGGTTCTTATTAATAAGAAAATATATAATGTCAGTGTGTATTAATAGAGAGATATAATGTCAAAACGCTTTTACTTTATAAACCTTATGAACCTTAAAAACCTTATAAACTACCCTTGATCTTATCTATCAGTTTAAATAGCGCTTATCAGAAGGTTCTTCTCTTTGATTCCTTTAAAGAAGGCTGGGTTCTCCGGGCTTTGGAGCTATATACAGCCCCGAGCGGAAAGGGAATAAATGTTGCCAGGGCTTTAAGAACTCTGGGCAGTAATGTAATTGCAACGGGTTTTATAGGCGGTACAAACGGCGCGCTTATCCTTAATGAACTTAAAAAAGAAAAAGTTAATTCAGATTTTGTGTTTACAAAGGCCAATACCAGGGTATGTACAACGCTGATCAATAAAAATAATAACGTTTTTACGGAACTGATCGAACCGTCCGGAAGTATTTCAGGGGAAGAACTTACGGCTTTAAAGAAAAAACTTTCAAAACAGCTTAAAAAAGCCGAACTTGTTACAATTTCCGGGACTCTTCCCCCTGGAGTTGATAACTCCTTCTATTGCTGGATAATAAAAGAGGCCGCCAGAACCGGAACACGCGTTCTTTCTGATATCTGTAAAGAACCGATGAAGAAAGCTGTAGCTGCAAAACCATATTTGATCAAAATGAACCGCGATGAATTTACGGCAACATTCGGCCCGCAAAATATAGAAAGCAAAATATACACTCTCTTTAAACAAGGAATAAGCTGGGTTATTGTAACGGACGGCAAAGAAAGATTCCTTGCAGGGGCTCAGGGAAATGTTTTTCTGGTCACCCCTCCTAAAATAAAACCGGTCAACGGAGTAGGCGCGGGTGATGCCATGCTTGCAGGAGTTGCGTACGGAATTTCCAAAGGGCTCACGCCGGAAGAGACGCTAAAGATAGGAGCAGGTGTTGGCGCCGCTAGTGCGTTAACGTTAAGGCCGGCGGAGTT
This window of the Candidatus Firestonebacteria bacterium RIFOXYD2_FULL_39_29 genome carries:
- a CDS encoding cytosolic protein; this encodes MNAKLKKAITKFIEPQIEEFHQKRLDKLLELRLKDVLKRKNPYLFKAKNVLTAQDLVKTILDAYLSSQEEAVFGGVLEKLAIFVCRCVYGGNKSTTEGIDLELKKDGSKYIVSIKSGPNWGNSQQIERMKDNFKQAKRIAGADIIAVNGCCYGIDNKSNKGDYQKLCGQMFWGFISGDENLYIDIVEPLGYKAKNKNEDFTKEYAKVINKFTREFGSEYCDNSGNILWEKLVAFNSAKSN
- a CDS encoding DNA methylase, with the translated sequence MEKIQTKIEIGDCLDILKEYPDNYFDLIITSPPYADSRAKTYGGVKPEKYVEWFLHRSKEFLRVLKPSGTFILNIKEKVDDGERHTYVIELIMEMRKQGWRWTEEFIWHKKNCHPGKWPNRFRDAWERCLQFNKSKNFRMYQDNVMVPMGDWAKTRLKTLGKNDVIRFNSKVGSGFGKNISNWVGRTMAYPSNVLHLATETSNKNHSATFPRLLPEWFIRLFTKENDCVLDPFLGSGTTCEVAKELRRNSIGIEILPEYVKIAKESIKEKEYSLFEKRGKYECKIKKSHNKVYRTANRRVSSKTA